The proteins below come from a single Triticum aestivum cultivar Chinese Spring chromosome 5D, IWGSC CS RefSeq v2.1, whole genome shotgun sequence genomic window:
- the LOC123119284 gene encoding tubulin-folding cofactor A, protein MATLRNLKIKTSTCKRIVKELRSYEKEVEKEAAKTADMKEKGADPYDLKQQENVLAESRMMVPDCHKRLEAALTDLKATLAELKESNEQGTEIGEAEATITEVEAVYTPTEAED, encoded by the exons ATGGCGACCCTGAGGAACCTGAAGATCAAGACGTCGACGTGCAAGAGGATCGTCAAAGAGCTGCGCTCGTACGagaaggaggtggagaaggaggccgccaagaccgccgaCATGAAGGAGAAGGGCGCCGACCCCTATGATCTCAAGCAGCAG GAAAATGTTTTAGCTGAGTCGAGGAtgatggtcccagactgccataaGCGGCTTGAAGCTGCACTGACAGACTTGAAAGCAACTCTG GCCGAGTTGAAGGAGTCAAATGAACAAGGCACTGAGATCGGTGAGGCTGAGGCTACAATCACTGAAGTTGAAGCTGTCTACACGCCAACAGAAGCTGAAGATTAA